One Silene latifolia isolate original U9 population chromosome 4, ASM4854445v1, whole genome shotgun sequence DNA segment encodes these proteins:
- the LOC141653627 gene encoding uncharacterized protein LOC141653627 isoform X1 gives MNGTRVLQQPAVAANTADQLKFASDVNSYRIGVVAEKLSMLALKDDPQKMFHLCLSLARGIDYGVANNEPPVEAYKLTPVLKQVCSRKKEFYLQSAIMVLMISVKNACKLGWFSAHETEELLTLADEVGMYFCTKRDINSETSVLMPTLSTLISRYYPQYKIGHIITSFEVKPGYGTYLVDFHITKDLSLSKDDRIRLLVAAKDNLETSSCIISPQQVNILLNGRPVEKRTNVFMDPGPQAPTIINQLLKYGTNLLQAVGQFNGHYILVIAAMSTLQTSDLPAPEDYVQPDSILSGADSEVIEGASLISLNCPISFTRIRIPAKGHMCKHYQCFDLSNYVELNSKRPSWRCPHCNQSVNFTDLRVDRMMVKVLQEAGENVSEVTIYGDGSWKVASSNGNDESHDKTTNMPVEHEAEESPGKSDSQGNVFDLTGEDYEMDTIDVPEFVDKKPTFHHNLQDQPIVPNPASPSIPRNANELLQIPFSQSANGGISGTMLASLGIAPVLTDAVSPSLNRQPNNFQGMNQPTGIGASQLSELQLQEFFHGSPIPRNVSRVASAIQALPVPMSTPSSQQHVRPTMSLPSGGRGPSVPFQMPPALTQQRNLQQSHVNSFHGSTMPTGSPQSRPASQQGVPIQTSWMSQTSSQPPHLMSLPQRLSQPPHLMRSSQLSQPPHLMRSSQLSRSHLHQGVASASGVEPTNSPSSIQRVHLQSQPPPQVSQQPHPQLRQQPPPQLRQQPPPQVRQQPPPQVRQQPPILSSQTHLSRTSSLGAGPANPGVTPLAVSRTENLIDLQQADQSWRPTGRMRGALTGTAYSAALSQHMSPGSMPTQGQVQTPGPSPLAAADNLQRANRMIAQATQFHTRPTPPGAATNNENAETQGETSQGLN, from the exons ATGAACGGAACAAGAGTGTTACAACAACCAGCGGTCGCAGCAAACACCGCCGATCAACTCAAATTTGCATCTGACGTTAATTCTTATAGAATTGGTGTCGTTGCTGAAAAACTCTCTATGTTGGCTCTTAAGGACGACCCTCAAAAAATGTTTCACCTTTGTCTTTCTCTCGCTAG GGGAATAGACTACGGGGTTGCAAACAATGAGCCTCCTGTGGAAGCTTATAAACTGACCCCAGTTTTGAAGCAG GTTTGTTCTCGTAAAAAGGAGTTCTATCTGCAATCAGCTATAATGGTGCTTATGATATCTGTGAAG AATGCTTGCAAACTGGGATGGTTCAGTGCTCATGAAACTGAAGAACTTTTAACTCTTGCAGATGAG GTTGGAATGTATTTTTGCACCAAGAGAGACATTAACAGTGAAACAAGTGTTTTGATGCCAACTCTCTCCACCTTAATTTCCAG GTATTATCCACAATACAAAATAGGCCATATAATTACGTCATTCGAAGTGAAG CCAGGGTATGGGACATACTTGGTGGATTTTCACATCACAAAGGATCTGTCACTTTCAAAAGATGATAgaata AGGTTACTTGTGGCTGCGAAAGACAACCTCGAAACATCTTCTTGTATCATTAGTCCTCAGCAAGTAAA CATCTTGCTCAATGGGAGGCCAGTGGAGAAAAGAACGAATGTGTTCATG gaTCCGGGGCCTCAAGCTCCGACTATAATTAATCAGTTGCTTAAATATGGAACAAATCTCCTTCAAGCTGTGGGCCAATTCAATG GTCATTACATTTTAGTTATTGCTGCTATGAGCACTCTTCAAACTTCTGATCTCCCAGCACCAGAAGATTATGTGCAGCCTGACTCTATTTTGTCAG GGGCAGATTCCGAGGTCATTGAAGGTGCATCACTGATTAGTCTAAATTGTCCCATAAG TTTCACACGCATCAGAATACCTGCTAAAGGGCACATGTGCAAGCATTATCAG TGCTTTGACTTAAGCAACTATGTAGAACTCAATTCAAAACGACCATCATGGCGCTGCCCCCACTGTAATCAGTCTGTCAACTTTACTGATCTTCGTGTTGACCGGATGATGGTCAAG GTCCTACAGGAGGCGGGTGAAAATGTGTCCGAGGTGACTATTTATGGAGATGGCTCGTGGAAGGTTGCTTCTAGCAATGGTAACGATGAGTCCCATGATAAAACCACAAACATGCCGGTTGAACATGAAGCGGAGGAGTCTCCTGGTAAATCCGATAGCCAGGGCAATGTGTTTGATCTCACGGGAGAGGATTATGAGATGGACACCATTGATGTGCCTGAATTTGTAGACAAGAAACCCACATTCCATCATAATCTTCAGGATCAACCCATTGTTCCAAATCCGGCATCACCTTCCATTCCTCGAAATGCCAATGAATTACTTCAAATTCCCTTCTCACAATCTGcaaatggtggcatctcaggCACCATGTTAGCTAGTTTAGGGATTGCTCCTGTGTTAACCGATGCCGTTTCTCCGTCCCTTAATCGACAACCTAATAACTTCCAAGGGATGAATCAACCAACAGGTATTGGAGCTTCTCAACTATCGGAGTTGCAGTTGCAAGAGTTCTTCCATGGTAGTCCAATACCTAGAAATGTTAGTCGAGTGGCATCAGCTATTCAGGCTCTACCTGTTCCAATGTCTACACCAAGTTCACAGCAACATGTAAGACCTACAATGAGCTTACCTTCTGGTGGAAGGGGGCCCTCTGTTCCTTTCCAGATGCCTCCTGCATTAACTCAGCAACGCAATCTTCAGCAATCACATGTCAACTCTTTCCATGGGTCAACCATGCCTACAGGTTCACCTCAAAGTCGCCCAGCTTCGCAA CAGGGTGTTCCTATTCAAACTTCATGGATGTCTCAAACATCGAGCCAGCCGCCACATCTTATGAGCTTACCTCAAAGGTTGAGTCAGCCTCCTCATCTAATGCGATCGTCTCAATTGAGCCAGCCTCCACATCTAATGCGGTCATCCCAACTTTCACGTAGTCATCTTCATCAAGGAGTTGCCTCTGCCTCTGGTGTGGAGCCTACTAActcaccaagttccatccaacgTGTCCACCTCCAATCGCAGCCACCTCCACAAGTGAGTCAGCAACCACATCCACAATTGAGGCAGCAGCCACCTCCCCAATTGAGGCAGCAGCCACCTCCGCAAGTGAGGCAGCAGCCACCTCCGCAAGTGAGGCAGCAGCCACCAATCTTATCGTCTCAAACCCATTTATCCAGAACATCTTCGCTTGGGGCGGGGCCTGCTAACCCAGGAGTTACGCCTTTGGCTGTTTCGAGGACTGAAAATTTAATTGATTTACAGCAAGCTGACCAGAGCTGGCGACCTACAGGTCGAATGCGTGGGGCCCTCACTGGTACAGCTTACTCTGCTGCTTTGAGCCAGCATATGAGTCCAGGCTCAATGCCAACCCAGGGACAGGTCCAGACACCTGGCCCTAGTCCATTGGCTGCAGCAGATAACCTTCAGCGTGCCAATAGAATGATTGCTCAGGCTACTCAGTTTCATACTCGACCAACACCACCTGGTGCGGCTACTAATAATGAGAATGCTGAGACACAGGGAGAGACGTCTCAAGGGTTAAATTAA
- the LOC141653627 gene encoding uncharacterized protein LOC141653627 isoform X2: MNGTRVLQQPAVAANTADQLKFASDVNSYRIGVVAEKLSMLALKDDPQKMFHLCLSLARGIDYGVANNEPPVEAYKLTPVLKQVCSRKKEFYLQSAIMVLMISVKNACKLGWFSAHETEELLTLADEVGMYFCTKRDINSETSVLMPTLSTLISRYYPQYKIGHIITSFEVKPGYGTYLVDFHITKDLSLSKDDRIRLLVAAKDNLETSSCIISPQQVNILLNGRPVEKRTNVFMDPGPQAPTIINQLLKYGTNLLQAVGQFNGHYILVIAAMSTLQTSDLPAPEDYVQPDSILSGADSEVIEGASLISLNCPISFTRIRIPAKGHMCKHYQCFDLSNYVELNSKRPSWRCPHCNQSVNFTDLRVDRMMVKVLQEAGENVSEVTIYGDGSWKVASSNGNDESHDKTTNMPVEHEAEESPGKSDSQGNVFDLTGEDYEMDTIDVPEFVDKKPTFHHNLQDQPIVPNPASPSIPRNANELLQIPFSQSANGGISGTMLASLGIAPVLTDAVSPSLNRQPNNFQGMNQPTGIGASQLSELQLQEFFHGSPIPRNVSRVASAIQALPVPMSTPSSQQHVRPTMSLPSGGRGPSVPFQMPPALTQQRNLQQSHVNSFHGSTMPTGSPQSRPASQGVPIQTSWMSQTSSQPPHLMSLPQRLSQPPHLMRSSQLSQPPHLMRSSQLSRSHLHQGVASASGVEPTNSPSSIQRVHLQSQPPPQVSQQPHPQLRQQPPPQLRQQPPPQVRQQPPPQVRQQPPILSSQTHLSRTSSLGAGPANPGVTPLAVSRTENLIDLQQADQSWRPTGRMRGALTGTAYSAALSQHMSPGSMPTQGQVQTPGPSPLAAADNLQRANRMIAQATQFHTRPTPPGAATNNENAETQGETSQGLN; the protein is encoded by the exons ATGAACGGAACAAGAGTGTTACAACAACCAGCGGTCGCAGCAAACACCGCCGATCAACTCAAATTTGCATCTGACGTTAATTCTTATAGAATTGGTGTCGTTGCTGAAAAACTCTCTATGTTGGCTCTTAAGGACGACCCTCAAAAAATGTTTCACCTTTGTCTTTCTCTCGCTAG GGGAATAGACTACGGGGTTGCAAACAATGAGCCTCCTGTGGAAGCTTATAAACTGACCCCAGTTTTGAAGCAG GTTTGTTCTCGTAAAAAGGAGTTCTATCTGCAATCAGCTATAATGGTGCTTATGATATCTGTGAAG AATGCTTGCAAACTGGGATGGTTCAGTGCTCATGAAACTGAAGAACTTTTAACTCTTGCAGATGAG GTTGGAATGTATTTTTGCACCAAGAGAGACATTAACAGTGAAACAAGTGTTTTGATGCCAACTCTCTCCACCTTAATTTCCAG GTATTATCCACAATACAAAATAGGCCATATAATTACGTCATTCGAAGTGAAG CCAGGGTATGGGACATACTTGGTGGATTTTCACATCACAAAGGATCTGTCACTTTCAAAAGATGATAgaata AGGTTACTTGTGGCTGCGAAAGACAACCTCGAAACATCTTCTTGTATCATTAGTCCTCAGCAAGTAAA CATCTTGCTCAATGGGAGGCCAGTGGAGAAAAGAACGAATGTGTTCATG gaTCCGGGGCCTCAAGCTCCGACTATAATTAATCAGTTGCTTAAATATGGAACAAATCTCCTTCAAGCTGTGGGCCAATTCAATG GTCATTACATTTTAGTTATTGCTGCTATGAGCACTCTTCAAACTTCTGATCTCCCAGCACCAGAAGATTATGTGCAGCCTGACTCTATTTTGTCAG GGGCAGATTCCGAGGTCATTGAAGGTGCATCACTGATTAGTCTAAATTGTCCCATAAG TTTCACACGCATCAGAATACCTGCTAAAGGGCACATGTGCAAGCATTATCAG TGCTTTGACTTAAGCAACTATGTAGAACTCAATTCAAAACGACCATCATGGCGCTGCCCCCACTGTAATCAGTCTGTCAACTTTACTGATCTTCGTGTTGACCGGATGATGGTCAAG GTCCTACAGGAGGCGGGTGAAAATGTGTCCGAGGTGACTATTTATGGAGATGGCTCGTGGAAGGTTGCTTCTAGCAATGGTAACGATGAGTCCCATGATAAAACCACAAACATGCCGGTTGAACATGAAGCGGAGGAGTCTCCTGGTAAATCCGATAGCCAGGGCAATGTGTTTGATCTCACGGGAGAGGATTATGAGATGGACACCATTGATGTGCCTGAATTTGTAGACAAGAAACCCACATTCCATCATAATCTTCAGGATCAACCCATTGTTCCAAATCCGGCATCACCTTCCATTCCTCGAAATGCCAATGAATTACTTCAAATTCCCTTCTCACAATCTGcaaatggtggcatctcaggCACCATGTTAGCTAGTTTAGGGATTGCTCCTGTGTTAACCGATGCCGTTTCTCCGTCCCTTAATCGACAACCTAATAACTTCCAAGGGATGAATCAACCAACAGGTATTGGAGCTTCTCAACTATCGGAGTTGCAGTTGCAAGAGTTCTTCCATGGTAGTCCAATACCTAGAAATGTTAGTCGAGTGGCATCAGCTATTCAGGCTCTACCTGTTCCAATGTCTACACCAAGTTCACAGCAACATGTAAGACCTACAATGAGCTTACCTTCTGGTGGAAGGGGGCCCTCTGTTCCTTTCCAGATGCCTCCTGCATTAACTCAGCAACGCAATCTTCAGCAATCACATGTCAACTCTTTCCATGGGTCAACCATGCCTACAGGTTCACCTCAAAGTCGCCCAGCTTCGCAA GGTGTTCCTATTCAAACTTCATGGATGTCTCAAACATCGAGCCAGCCGCCACATCTTATGAGCTTACCTCAAAGGTTGAGTCAGCCTCCTCATCTAATGCGATCGTCTCAATTGAGCCAGCCTCCACATCTAATGCGGTCATCCCAACTTTCACGTAGTCATCTTCATCAAGGAGTTGCCTCTGCCTCTGGTGTGGAGCCTACTAActcaccaagttccatccaacgTGTCCACCTCCAATCGCAGCCACCTCCACAAGTGAGTCAGCAACCACATCCACAATTGAGGCAGCAGCCACCTCCCCAATTGAGGCAGCAGCCACCTCCGCAAGTGAGGCAGCAGCCACCTCCGCAAGTGAGGCAGCAGCCACCAATCTTATCGTCTCAAACCCATTTATCCAGAACATCTTCGCTTGGGGCGGGGCCTGCTAACCCAGGAGTTACGCCTTTGGCTGTTTCGAGGACTGAAAATTTAATTGATTTACAGCAAGCTGACCAGAGCTGGCGACCTACAGGTCGAATGCGTGGGGCCCTCACTGGTACAGCTTACTCTGCTGCTTTGAGCCAGCATATGAGTCCAGGCTCAATGCCAACCCAGGGACAGGTCCAGACACCTGGCCCTAGTCCATTGGCTGCAGCAGATAACCTTCAGCGTGCCAATAGAATGATTGCTCAGGCTACTCAGTTTCATACTCGACCAACACCACCTGGTGCGGCTACTAATAATGAGAATGCTGAGACACAGGGAGAGACGTCTCAAGGGTTAAATTAA